In Pseudomonas fluorescens, one genomic interval encodes:
- a CDS encoding F0F1 ATP synthase subunit delta, with translation MAELTTLARPYAKAAFEHAQAHQQLANWSAMLGLAAAVSQDDTMQRVLKAPRLTSAEKAATFIDVCGDKFDAKAQNFINVVAENDRLPLLPEIAALFDLYKAEQEKSVDVEVTSAFALNQEQQDKLAKVLSARLNREVRLQVAEDAALIGGVVIRAGDLVIDGSIRGKIAKLAEALKS, from the coding sequence ATGGCAGAACTGACCACGTTGGCCCGACCTTACGCTAAGGCGGCCTTCGAGCACGCTCAGGCCCACCAGCAACTGGCCAATTGGTCAGCCATGCTCGGCCTGGCTGCAGCGGTGTCACAAGATGACACCATGCAGCGCGTGCTCAAGGCCCCGCGACTGACGAGCGCAGAAAAGGCCGCCACGTTCATTGACGTGTGCGGCGACAAGTTTGATGCCAAGGCACAGAACTTCATCAATGTCGTTGCCGAAAACGACCGTCTCCCGCTTCTGCCGGAGATCGCCGCTCTGTTCGACCTGTACAAGGCCGAACAAGAGAAGTCGGTAGACGTTGAAGTGACCAGTGCTTTCGCATTGAACCAAGAACAGCAAGACAAACTCGCCAAGGTTCTCAGTGCACGACTCAACCGGGAAGTGCGCCTGCAAGTTGCGGAGGATGCTGCCCTTATAGGGGGTGTCGTTATCCGCGCCGGCGACCTGGTTATCGATGGCTCGATTCGCGGCAAAATCGCGAAACTTGCCGAAGCATTGAAA
- a CDS encoding F0F1 ATP synthase subunit B, translating to MNINATLIGQSVAFLIFVLFCMKFVWPPVIAALHERQKKIADGLDAASRAARDLELAQEKAGQQLREAKAQAAEIIEQAKKRGNQIVEEAVEKARIDADRVKVQAQAEIEQELNSVKDKLRAQVGLLAVGGAEKILGATIDQNAHAELVNQLAAEI from the coding sequence GTGAACATTAATGCGACCCTGATTGGCCAGTCCGTTGCGTTCCTGATTTTTGTACTGTTCTGCATGAAGTTCGTATGGCCTCCGGTCATCGCTGCTCTGCACGAACGTCAAAAGAAGATCGCTGATGGTCTGGACGCTGCCAGCCGTGCAGCTCGCGACCTGGAGTTGGCCCAAGAGAAAGCGGGTCAGCAACTGCGCGAAGCGAAAGCTCAGGCAGCTGAAATCATCGAGCAAGCCAAGAAACGCGGTAACCAGATCGTTGAAGAGGCTGTTGAAAAAGCCCGTATCGACGCTGACCGTGTGAAGGTTCAGGCTCAAGCCGAGATCGAACAGGAACTGAACAGTGTCAAAGACAAGCTGCGCGCCCAAGTGGGCTTGCTGGCTGTCGGCGGCGCCGAGAAGATCCTGGGTGCCACAATCGATCAAAACGCGCACGCAGAGCTGGTTAACCAACTGGCTGCTGAAATCTAA
- the atpE gene encoding F0F1 ATP synthase subunit C, with translation METVVGLTAIAVALLIGLGALGTAIGFGLLGGKFLEGAARQPEMVPMLQVKMFIVAGLLDAVTMIGVGIALFFTFANPFVGQIAG, from the coding sequence ATGGAAACTGTAGTTGGTCTAACCGCTATCGCTGTTGCACTGTTGATCGGCCTGGGCGCACTGGGTACCGCAATTGGTTTCGGCCTGCTGGGCGGCAAGTTCCTGGAAGGCGCAGCGCGTCAGCCAGAAATGGTTCCAATGCTGCAAGTTAAAATGTTCATCGTTGCCGGTCTGCTCGACGCCGTAACCATGATCGGTGTTGGTATCGCTCTGTTCTTCACCTTTGCGAACCCGTTCGTTGGTCAGATCGCTGGCTAA
- the atpB gene encoding F0F1 ATP synthase subunit A has translation MAETTASGYIQHHLQNLTFGQLPNGGWGFAHTAAEAKEMGFWAFHVDTLGWSVALGLIFVFLFRMAAKKATSGQPGALQNFVEVLVEFVDGSVKDSFHGRSPVIAPLALTIFVWVFLMNAVDLVPVDWIPQLAILITGDHHIPFRAVSTTDPNATLGMAFSVFALIIFYSIKVKGIGGFIGELTLHPFGSKNIFVQALLIPVNFLLEFVTLIAKPISLALRLFGNMYAGELVFILIAVMFGSGLLWLSGLGVVLQWAWAVFHILIITLQAFIFMMLTIVYLAMAHEENH, from the coding sequence ATGGCAGAAACAACCGCTTCGGGCTATATCCAGCACCACTTGCAGAACCTGACCTTCGGTCAGCTACCTAACGGCGGCTGGGGCTTTGCCCATACCGCAGCAGAAGCCAAGGAAATGGGCTTCTGGGCTTTCCACGTCGATACCCTCGGCTGGTCGGTCGCGCTGGGTCTGATCTTCGTTTTCCTTTTCCGCATGGCGGCAAAGAAAGCAACATCGGGTCAGCCAGGTGCTTTGCAGAACTTCGTTGAAGTATTGGTCGAATTCGTCGATGGCAGCGTGAAAGACAGCTTCCATGGCCGTAGCCCGGTGATCGCACCGCTGGCACTGACCATCTTCGTCTGGGTGTTCCTGATGAACGCCGTCGACCTGGTACCGGTCGACTGGATTCCTCAGCTGGCCATCCTGATCACCGGCGACCACCACATCCCGTTCCGTGCCGTGTCGACCACCGACCCGAACGCGACCCTGGGCATGGCGTTCTCGGTTTTCGCACTGATCATTTTCTATAGCATCAAGGTCAAGGGCATCGGCGGCTTCATCGGCGAACTGACCCTGCACCCGTTCGGCAGCAAGAACATCTTCGTTCAGGCCCTGCTGATCCCGGTGAACTTCCTGCTGGAATTCGTGACCCTGATCGCCAAGCCGATCTCTCTGGCCCTGCGTCTGTTCGGCAACATGTATGCCGGCGAGCTGGTGTTCATTCTGATCGCTGTGATGTTCGGCAGCGGCCTGCTCTGGCTGAGTGGCCTGGGCGTTGTTCTGCAGTGGGCGTGGGCTGTGTTCCACATCCTGATCATCACCCTGCAGGCGTTCATCTTCATGATGCTGACCATCGTCTACCTGGCGATGGCGCACGAAGAAAACCATTAA
- a CDS encoding F0F1 ATP synthase subunit I, whose translation METRKPNRLPFHRLAVFPVLMAQFVILLIAALALWQWHGVVAGYSGLCGGLIALLPNVYFAHKAFRFSGARAAQSIVRSFYAGEAGKLILTAVLFALVFAGVKPLAPIAVFGAFVLTQSVSWFAPLLMRTRLSRP comes from the coding sequence ATGGAAACCCGCAAGCCAAACCGCCTGCCGTTCCATCGCCTGGCGGTTTTTCCGGTGTTGATGGCTCAATTTGTCATTTTGCTCATTGCCGCTTTGGCGCTCTGGCAATGGCACGGAGTCGTTGCCGGATACTCGGGACTTTGCGGAGGCCTGATAGCCTTGCTGCCCAATGTTTATTTCGCTCACAAGGCATTTCGGTTTTCCGGCGCCCGAGCAGCCCAGTCCATCGTCCGGTCATTTTATGCCGGCGAGGCAGGCAAACTGATTTTGACGGCAGTGCTGTTTGCACTGGTGTTTGCAGGTGTGAAGCCATTGGCGCCGATCGCAGTATTCGGCGCTTTCGTGCTGACTCAGTCGGTCAGCTGGTTCGCTCCCCTGCTGATGAGAACAAGACTTTCGAGACCTTAG